From a single Rhodothermales bacterium genomic region:
- a CDS encoding TIGR02206 family membrane protein, translating to MLLVWNFVSWSLRSDAIHPLAPARYMGQFWTIDYSGDPFELFGAPHIVVMVVVALISIALVVRGRRIDTERHAAIRRTLAALLVLNEVLWHVWAATEDVYTIQEMLPLHLCSVMVWLSAYALVRPNQHLYELMYFLGVAGSVQALLTPDAGIFGFPHFRFLQTMISHGLVFIVGIYVVAVEGYRPTRQSVVRVFLGLNLYALAVGLLNAAIGSNYLYVNGRPPTPSVIDLMPAWPWYLLYLEVIALGLLALLYLPFAGRKSPAVEQAGEPTASTAVVND from the coding sequence ATGCTCTTAGTCTGGAATTTTGTTTCTTGGTCACTCCGATCGGACGCGATCCATCCTCTCGCACCCGCACGTTACATGGGTCAATTCTGGACTATCGATTACTCAGGCGATCCCTTTGAACTGTTCGGCGCTCCGCACATCGTCGTAATGGTGGTTGTCGCACTGATCAGTATCGCGCTTGTCGTGCGAGGCCGGCGCATCGACACGGAGCGTCATGCCGCTATCCGACGGACGCTGGCCGCCCTGCTCGTACTCAACGAAGTGCTATGGCATGTGTGGGCGGCGACGGAAGACGTGTATACGATCCAAGAAATGCTGCCTCTTCACCTGTGCTCGGTTATGGTGTGGCTGAGTGCGTACGCACTCGTGAGGCCGAATCAGCATCTGTACGAACTCATGTATTTTCTCGGGGTCGCCGGTTCAGTCCAGGCGCTCCTCACGCCCGACGCCGGTATCTTCGGTTTTCCTCACTTCCGTTTTCTTCAGACCATGATCTCGCATGGCCTGGTGTTTATCGTGGGTATCTACGTCGTTGCGGTGGAGGGATACAGGCCAACCCGGCAGTCCGTCGTTCGAGTATTCCTTGGATTGAATCTGTACGCCCTGGCTGTAGGGCTACTGAACGCGGCAATCGGCAGCAACTATCTGTACGTCAACGGAAGGCCGCCGACACCCAGTGTCATTGATCTGATGCCCGCGTGGCCGTGGTATCTGTTGTACCTCGAGGTGATCGCCCTTGGGTTGCTCGCTCTACTCTATTTGCCCTTCGCCGGGAGGAAGTCGCCCGCGGTGGAGCAAGCGGGAGAACCGACGGCTTCGACTGCGGTCGTGAATGACTAG
- a CDS encoding thioredoxin domain-containing protein, producing the protein MSIQRSLTLDGVTGPAILSFVSGIGMVVSSLLTIDHFFAANYPESIFEGSFCDISSFFNCDSSAYSSISAVFEIPLGFFGLIVGLLVVLGVVFPSEGFERTNKSIAFLNAAGVIALLLYSVLFLGSLCLLCSGFYLFSLLSFALFAKYGRIQKGSFMARYFQPSIKHLVVFAVMTALGGYGVRQYHVVKEEAQSGGVAARVVKQFYGLEKVQLPSVISPLWSVRSTETFEDAPIHIVEYGDFLCSDCLFLSNQLDRAKEEFAGKINIAFQHFPLEARCNDVVEKDKHPGACELAYLSSYDIDNFASFHDEVFANFDAAKKPEWRAALAERYDITNALTDSANIALVHRLIQTGREYGQTSAEYEYGIRSTPTMIVNGRMIIGTLPYTQLRAIFQALVDEAEGNPRFIEAWQDMD; encoded by the coding sequence ATGTCTATCCAGCGATCACTGACCCTCGATGGCGTCACCGGGCCAGCTATCCTAAGCTTTGTGTCGGGCATTGGGATGGTGGTATCATCGCTCCTCACCATCGACCATTTCTTTGCCGCCAATTACCCGGAGTCGATCTTCGAGGGCTCGTTCTGTGACATCAGCTCTTTCTTCAACTGCGACAGCTCCGCATACTCTTCGATCTCAGCCGTCTTCGAGATCCCGCTGGGCTTCTTCGGGCTGATCGTCGGCTTGCTTGTCGTGCTGGGCGTCGTTTTCCCATCGGAGGGATTCGAACGCACGAACAAGTCGATCGCGTTTCTGAACGCGGCAGGCGTTATCGCGCTCCTGTTGTACTCGGTCCTTTTCCTGGGCAGCCTCTGTCTTCTCTGCTCCGGATTCTATCTCTTCTCACTGCTGAGTTTTGCCCTGTTCGCGAAGTACGGTCGCATTCAAAAGGGCTCGTTCATGGCGAGGTATTTTCAACCGTCCATCAAACACCTGGTCGTCTTCGCCGTCATGACGGCGCTGGGCGGCTATGGCGTCCGACAGTATCACGTCGTGAAGGAGGAAGCGCAGTCGGGCGGCGTTGCGGCACGCGTCGTCAAACAGTTTTATGGACTGGAGAAAGTCCAGCTTCCCAGTGTCATCTCGCCGCTCTGGAGTGTCCGGTCGACCGAGACGTTTGAGGATGCCCCGATCCACATCGTCGAATACGGAGACTTCCTTTGCTCAGACTGCCTGTTCCTTTCGAATCAACTTGATCGGGCGAAGGAGGAATTTGCCGGAAAGATCAACATCGCGTTTCAGCACTTCCCGCTGGAGGCGAGGTGCAACGACGTAGTCGAAAAGGACAAGCATCCGGGAGCCTGCGAGCTCGCATACCTCTCCTCCTACGACATCGACAACTTCGCGTCGTTCCACGATGAGGTCTTCGCAAACTTTGACGCCGCCAAAAAGCCGGAGTGGCGAGCGGCACTGGCAGAGCGCTACGACATCACAAATGCGCTTACAGACTCGGCGAATATCGCCCTGGTCCATCGCCTGATCCAGACCGGCCGGGAGTATGGACAGACGTCGGCCGAATACGAGTACGGAATCCGCTCTACGCCCACTATGATTGTCAACGGGCGCATGATCATCGGGACGCTCCCCTACACGCAGCTGCGTGCGATATTTCAGGCCCTGGTCGACGAAGCCGAGGGCAACCCGCGATTCATCGAAGCCTGGCAAGACATGGACTAG